Proteins encoded within one genomic window of Candidatus Syntrophocurvum alkaliphilum:
- the gatA gene encoding Asp-tRNA(Asn)/Glu-tRNA(Gln) amidotransferase subunit GatA → MELFELTVYELQEKIKKREISSEEIVKSIYKRINEVENTIKSFITLADEKNILENAKKIDAKNEYNGLAGIPYALKDIFCTSDFRTTCSSKMLENFVPTYNASATVKLREQDAILMGKLNMDEFAMGSSTERSAFHLTCNPWDLERVPGGSSGGSAAAVAAGEIPFALGTDTGGSLRQPAAFCGVVGLKPTYGRVSRWGVIAFASSLDQAGPITKDVRDTAIIMNEIAGYDSLDSNSLDVEVPDYTQFLNQDIKGLKIGYPKEYFQEYVTQEVKDAVINALKKYEELGAVVEEVSLPYTEYALPAYYLIAPAEASANLARFDGVRFGYRDTNAENVLDMFKQSRSAAFNNEVKRRILFGTNSLRSNNYEDYYLKAQKVRRLVRDDFTRVFKDYDVIVAPTTPTTAFKIGEQINHPIILYLNDIITVPVNLAGLPGMSIPCGFSDGLPIGMQLIGKPFDEGTLIKAGHAFEQSTDYHKAKPAVGVK, encoded by the coding sequence ATGGAGCTATTTGAATTAACTGTTTATGAACTGCAAGAAAAAATTAAAAAAAGAGAAATAAGCTCTGAAGAAATTGTGAAATCAATATATAAGAGAATAAATGAAGTTGAAAATACCATAAAATCATTTATAACATTAGCTGATGAGAAAAATATATTAGAGAATGCAAAAAAAATAGATGCCAAGAATGAATATAATGGTTTAGCAGGTATTCCATATGCTTTAAAGGATATTTTTTGTACATCTGATTTTAGAACTACTTGTTCTTCTAAAATGTTGGAAAATTTTGTTCCTACCTATAATGCATCAGCTACTGTTAAATTAAGAGAGCAGGATGCTATACTTATGGGGAAATTAAACATGGATGAATTTGCTATGGGCTCTTCAACTGAACGGTCAGCTTTTCATCTTACATGTAATCCTTGGGATTTAGAAAGGGTGCCAGGAGGTTCTTCAGGAGGCTCTGCTGCAGCTGTTGCTGCGGGAGAAATACCGTTTGCATTAGGAACTGATACAGGGGGCTCCCTAAGACAGCCAGCAGCATTTTGTGGTGTTGTTGGTTTGAAGCCAACTTATGGTAGAGTATCTAGGTGGGGAGTAATTGCATTTGCATCATCTTTAGATCAAGCAGGTCCAATAACTAAAGATGTTAGAGATACTGCAATAATAATGAATGAAATAGCGGGGTATGATTCATTAGATTCAAACAGTTTAGATGTAGAAGTTCCAGATTATACACAATTTCTTAACCAAGATATTAAGGGCTTAAAAATAGGATACCCCAAAGAGTATTTCCAAGAATATGTTACCCAAGAAGTTAAGGATGCTGTAATAAATGCACTTAAAAAATATGAAGAGTTAGGGGCAGTGGTTGAGGAAGTTTCATTACCTTATACCGAATATGCTTTGCCTGCATATTATCTTATAGCTCCAGCAGAAGCTAGTGCTAATTTAGCTCGTTTTGATGGAGTAAGGTTTGGTTATCGAGATACAAATGCAGAAAATGTACTTGATATGTTTAAGCAATCAAGGTCGGCTGCATTTAACAATGAGGTGAAAAGAAGAATATTGTTTGGCACAAATAGTTTAAGATCGAATAATTATGAAGACTATTATTTAAAAGCTCAAAAAGTTAGGCGTCTAGTAAGAGATGATTTTACAAGAGTTTTTAAGGATTATGATGTAATTGTTGCACCTACTACACCAACAACAGCCTTTAAGATAGGTGAACAAATAAATCATCCTATAATATTATATTTAAATGATATTATTACTGTACCAGTGAATTTAGCAGGGTTACCTGGTATGTCTATACCTTGTGGATTTTCTGATGGATTGCCCATAGGAATGCAGCTAATTGGCAAACCATTTGATGAGGGTACCCTCATTAAAGCTGGGCATGCTTTTGAGCAAAGCACAGATTATCATAAAGCTAAACCAGCAGTGGGGGTGAAGTAA